The DNA region GGGCACTCGAAAACGAGGACGACTGGGTGCGCAAAGAGATCCTCGGAGCATTCGCTCGCGGCTTGCCGGTCATCCCGGTGCTCCTCGGAAGGCACATGGAGCGGCTGGACGCGTCCGCCCTGCCACGCCCGCTGGCCCGGCTCGCCTACGCGCAGTCCCTTCGGTACGACCCTCAGCAGGCACCCACCGATCTGGCCCGGATCGGCGATGCGTTGACCGATCTCGTGCCCGGCCTCACCGAGAAGGAACGTGAATCGTCCCCGCTTGCCGACGGAGGCGTACACAACGATGCCGAGATCAATGGCGGAGAAGGTCCGTTCTTTCAGACTCGCGACGTCTCCGGCGGCATCACAACGACGCATATCGGCAACTCCACCGGCCCGATACACAGCGGGACAGGGGACCAGCACAACCACCATCAG from Streptomyces marispadix includes:
- a CDS encoding TIR domain-containing protein: MPEVFINYRTNDGDQAAATIALELNQRFGDGTAFRASESIKPSQSYPDSLLAGLHACGALLALIGPGWLEAPDRQHPGRRALENEDDWVRKEILGAFARGLPVIPVLLGRHMERLDASALPRPLARLAYAQSLRYDPQQAPTDLARIGDALTDLVPGLTEKERESSPLADGGVHNDAEINGGEGPFFQTRDVSGGITTTHIGNSTGPIHSGTGDQHNHHQSGGDGATFISGDNHGGVNHGGVNQDFGGSGRRKRDQS